One segment of Candidatus Eisenbacteria bacterium DNA contains the following:
- a CDS encoding glycoside hydrolase family 3 protein has product MGIEAPPRVIVCMRDAEPSRELLDAIRGGGVLGLLWFREAFAAGAREATVAGAAARVARLRGEWPAGSSPVFAVDEEGGLIQQLSGLIDEGGRKWVRLPSARALGRAGDRSAAFAHGRETGRRLRRVGCDLALAPVVDLDPGIESPVLGTRCFGSDPELVSALGLAWLEGLASAGVRGCLKHFPGHGATAVDSHVSLPHVPAGVDLFRHAVPYASIASSWKSALGPAPAVLTAHIVCGAGGLPATLDEGILARVPKGLGPILTDSLDMGALGACGDLAARATTSLRAGADLLLVGVDLRGGLALARSIEPVRSERLRAWAPLDPLPPIPEPWQEEEIAKLAAAGLRLTSGGILPEGEWDWILPARFGPYGEIASPPPSETTAARRVAHLLRYDADAPESLLTALRAASARPALVGVLHRGPIAGGLLGLLRERRWRRERPDRGGLAALAHLLDEGPEGGVEGLWTIETCGFGEMEMAALREAWERVGPAGFDD; this is encoded by the coding sequence ATGGGGATCGAGGCCCCGCCGCGCGTCATCGTCTGCATGAGGGACGCGGAGCCCTCGCGGGAGCTGCTCGATGCCATACGCGGCGGGGGCGTTCTCGGCCTTCTCTGGTTTCGAGAAGCCTTCGCGGCCGGCGCGCGCGAGGCGACCGTCGCAGGCGCGGCGGCGAGGGTCGCGCGCCTTCGGGGCGAGTGGCCCGCGGGATCCAGCCCCGTCTTCGCCGTCGATGAGGAGGGCGGGCTGATCCAGCAGCTCAGCGGACTCATCGATGAAGGGGGCAGGAAGTGGGTCCGTCTTCCGAGCGCGCGGGCTCTGGGTCGCGCCGGAGACCGATCCGCGGCCTTCGCGCACGGCAGAGAAACCGGCAGGCGATTGCGCCGCGTCGGGTGCGATCTCGCGCTCGCTCCCGTCGTCGATCTCGACCCCGGGATCGAGAGTCCCGTCCTGGGGACGCGATGCTTCGGGAGCGATCCCGAGCTGGTCTCCGCCCTCGGTCTCGCGTGGCTCGAGGGGCTCGCGTCGGCCGGCGTGCGGGGATGTCTCAAGCACTTCCCGGGACACGGCGCGACGGCGGTCGATTCCCACGTCTCCCTTCCTCATGTCCCCGCCGGCGTCGATCTCTTCAGGCACGCGGTCCCCTACGCGTCGATCGCCTCCTCCTGGAAGAGCGCCTTGGGGCCCGCGCCCGCGGTCCTGACCGCGCACATCGTGTGCGGTGCCGGGGGGCTGCCCGCCACGCTGGACGAGGGAATCCTCGCCCGCGTCCCGAAGGGCCTGGGTCCGATCCTCACCGACTCCCTCGACATGGGAGCGCTCGGGGCTTGCGGCGATCTTGCCGCGCGCGCAACCACCTCCCTCCGCGCCGGTGCCGATCTTCTGCTCGTCGGAGTCGATCTCCGTGGGGGGCTCGCCCTCGCGAGATCGATCGAGCCTGTCCGATCGGAGCGCTTGCGCGCCTGGGCCCCGCTCGATCCTCTGCCTCCGATTCCGGAGCCGTGGCAGGAGGAGGAGATCGCGAAGCTCGCGGCCGCCGGCTTGCGGCTTACGAGCGGCGGAATCCTGCCGGAGGGGGAGTGGGACTGGATCCTCCCTGCGAGGTTCGGCCCATATGGCGAGATCGCGTCTCCGCCGCCATCGGAGACGACGGCGGCCCGCCGCGTCGCCCATCTGCTCCGCTATGACGCGGATGCCCCCGAGTCGCTGCTCACGGCGCTCCGGGCCGCATCCGCGCGTCCCGCCCTGGTCGGCGTTCTGCATCGCGGCCCGATCGCGGGTGGACTGCTCGGGCTCCTTCGTGAGAGGCGTTGGCGGCGAGAGCGGCCCGATCGGGGAGGCCTCGCCGCGCTCGCGCACCTCCTCGACGAAGGGCCGGAAGGGGGAGTCGAGGGGCTCTGGACGATCGAGACCTGCGGATTCGGGGAGATGGAGATGGCGGCGTTGCGCGAGGCGTGGGAGCGGGTTGGCCCGGCGGGATTTGACGATTGA
- a CDS encoding anhydro-N-acetylmuramic acid kinase, which produces MAIRQPKIPDGGLYIGLNSGTSADRIDACLVRAPSSRAGGERPLRIRLLARASAAIPAPLRDLIYAGPDRMSARDLCVLDARIGERFGVAAARVLSISGVEPSDVRAIGLHGQTVCHLPAAKGGSCSLQIGSPERVAAIAGIDVVSDFRQADIAAGGEGAPLSPVLDHALFRGGGGALVLNIGGIANLTAVPASGDRERVVGLDVGPGNMLLDGLARRWSRGRLGRDEGGGMALRGRVDPTLLARALAYRPLLSRTTRSLGREEFGEPFLDHFLAGALRPPRAIENLLATAAAVTAECAWRAVASTVLPRGGSWGRSLWVCGGGLRNGAILRELRARFEPRSFAVRPFERGGVSARDRECVLFAFLAREFLARRPGNIPSVTGATRPVVLGSLSPRPVVLGSLSPRPVVLGNLSSRPEPAGGHRPPRARKAG; this is translated from the coding sequence GTGGCGATCCGACAGCCGAAGATCCCCGACGGCGGCCTCTACATCGGGCTGAATTCGGGAACCTCCGCCGATCGGATCGACGCCTGCCTCGTCCGCGCGCCTTCCTCTCGGGCAGGCGGTGAGCGTCCCCTCCGAATCCGCCTGCTCGCGCGCGCATCGGCGGCGATTCCCGCTCCGCTCCGGGATCTGATCTATGCCGGCCCCGATCGAATGAGCGCGCGCGATCTCTGCGTCCTCGACGCCAGAATCGGTGAACGGTTCGGAGTCGCGGCGGCGCGCGTTCTCTCCATCTCGGGAGTCGAACCGTCAGACGTGCGGGCGATCGGCCTTCACGGCCAGACCGTTTGCCACCTGCCGGCCGCGAAGGGGGGTTCGTGCTCGCTGCAGATCGGCTCCCCCGAGCGCGTCGCCGCAATCGCCGGAATCGATGTCGTCAGCGACTTCCGGCAGGCCGACATCGCGGCGGGAGGCGAGGGCGCGCCGCTGAGCCCGGTTCTCGATCACGCCCTCTTCCGCGGCGGAGGGGGAGCGCTAGTCCTCAACATTGGAGGGATCGCCAACCTGACCGCGGTCCCCGCGTCGGGAGATCGGGAGCGGGTCGTCGGACTCGACGTCGGTCCCGGGAACATGCTCCTCGACGGCCTCGCGCGCCGCTGGAGCCGCGGCAGGCTTGGGCGGGACGAGGGAGGGGGCATGGCGCTTCGCGGGAGAGTCGATCCGACGCTGCTCGCGCGCGCTCTAGCCTACCGGCCGCTTCTAAGCCGCACGACGCGCTCCCTGGGAAGGGAAGAGTTCGGGGAGCCGTTCCTCGATCACTTCCTCGCGGGAGCGCTCCGGCCGCCGCGCGCGATCGAGAATCTTCTCGCCACGGCGGCGGCCGTGACGGCGGAGTGCGCCTGGAGAGCGGTCGCATCGACCGTTCTCCCTCGCGGCGGATCGTGGGGCCGCTCGCTCTGGGTCTGCGGGGGCGGACTGCGCAACGGGGCGATCCTCCGCGAACTGCGGGCGCGCTTCGAGCCGCGCAGCTTCGCTGTGCGACCGTTCGAGCGAGGCGGCGTCTCCGCGCGCGACCGCGAGTGCGTCCTCTTCGCCTTTCTCGCCCGGGAGTTTCTCGCCCGCAGGCCCGGCAACATCCCCTCCGTCACGGGAGCGACGCGCCCGGTCGTCTTGGGCAGCCTCTCGCCGCGCCCGGTCGTCTTGGGCAGCCTCTCGCCGCGTCCGGTCGTTCTGGGCAATCTCTCGTCGCGCCCGGAACCCGCCGGGGGCCACCGGCCGCCGCGCGCGAGGAAGGCGGGCTAG
- a CDS encoding ferrous iron transport protein B: MQARTTDRGAARAGDARALLLVGNPNVGKSVLFGALTGRYVNVSNYPGTTIEVTRGTQAGPEGRGEVIDTPGTNHLIPMSEDERVTRDIILAETEGTILQVGDA; the protein is encoded by the coding sequence ATGCAGGCACGCACCACAGACCGAGGAGCAGCGCGAGCGGGCGACGCGCGAGCGCTCCTGCTCGTCGGGAACCCCAATGTCGGCAAGAGCGTCCTCTTCGGCGCCCTGACCGGACGCTACGTCAATGTCTCCAACTACCCCGGGACGACGATCGAGGTGACGCGCGGCACGCAGGCCGGGCCGGAGGGGCGCGGGGAGGTCATCGACACTCCGGGAACGAACCACCTGATTCCGATGTCGGAGGATGAGCGGGTCACCCGGGACATCATCCTCGCCGAGACGGAAGGAACGATCCTGCAGGTCGGCGACGC
- a CDS encoding SpoIID/LytB domain-containing protein translates to MRLRPAVLLLALALMPDIAGGAPEARTPIVKIGIAPEVFSASIRSAGSWRIGALGGGRRIEEVPPGGSWRFEAVGDRLQIEDHRGARLPAGGDTLFLFPSPGSDLCLEIDGKGYRGEAIVYAAGGGRLSVVNVIDLESYLRGVLPAEIGDGGAKGFEAVKAQAVAARSYTLAHLNRWRARGFDLLPTVEDQVYLGIAGERKATDRALRETCGVLAHHDGHPIEAYYSSTCGGMTASLEDVWGRPPRPYLKARRDARRKGEESFCAASRYYRWSEEWEGADLERILKGTLPGATGEKNPQGWGRLKEIALEDKSRSFRVAALRVRFEKKSFTLKGDRVRWIFRRAGGGGLPSALIFKIEVRKSKGRVAKVVFHGGGYGHGVGLCQMGALGMAAEGADYRQILRFYYPGVRLARAYPECPW, encoded by the coding sequence ATGCGGCTTCGCCCGGCCGTCCTCCTTCTGGCGCTCGCGCTCATGCCGGACATCGCCGGAGGCGCCCCGGAGGCCCGGACTCCGATCGTCAAGATCGGGATCGCGCCGGAGGTCTTCTCGGCTTCGATCCGATCCGCCGGCTCGTGGAGGATCGGGGCGCTGGGCGGCGGGAGGAGGATCGAGGAGGTCCCTCCCGGCGGATCCTGGCGCTTCGAGGCGGTCGGCGACCGTCTCCAGATCGAGGATCATCGCGGAGCCAGGCTTCCCGCAGGAGGCGACACGCTCTTTCTCTTTCCTTCCCCGGGAAGCGATCTCTGCCTCGAGATCGACGGCAAAGGATACCGCGGTGAGGCGATCGTCTACGCCGCGGGAGGGGGGCGGCTCTCGGTCGTCAATGTCATCGATCTGGAATCGTATCTGCGCGGCGTCCTTCCGGCCGAGATCGGCGATGGCGGCGCGAAGGGGTTCGAGGCGGTGAAGGCGCAGGCGGTCGCCGCGCGCTCCTACACGCTTGCGCATCTGAACCGGTGGCGCGCCCGCGGCTTCGATCTGCTTCCCACCGTCGAAGACCAGGTCTACCTAGGGATCGCCGGCGAGAGGAAAGCGACCGACCGCGCCCTGCGGGAGACGTGCGGTGTTCTCGCCCACCATGACGGCCACCCGATCGAGGCTTACTACAGCTCGACCTGCGGCGGAATGACGGCCTCGCTGGAGGATGTCTGGGGCCGCCCCCCGAGGCCCTACCTCAAGGCGCGGCGCGACGCCCGCCGGAAGGGGGAGGAGTCGTTCTGCGCGGCCTCGCGCTATTACCGCTGGAGCGAGGAGTGGGAAGGCGCGGATCTGGAGAGAATCCTGAAAGGGACACTCCCCGGAGCGACGGGAGAGAAGAACCCCCAGGGATGGGGACGGCTGAAGGAAATCGCGCTCGAGGACAAGTCGAGATCGTTCCGGGTCGCGGCGCTGCGCGTCCGATTCGAGAAGAAGAGCTTCACCCTGAAGGGAGACCGGGTCCGCTGGATCTTCCGCCGCGCCGGAGGTGGAGGCTTGCCCAGCGCCCTGATCTTCAAGATCGAAGTGCGCAAGTCGAAGGGACGGGTCGCGAAGGTCGTCTTCCACGGAGGCGGCTACGGCCACGGCGTCGGCCTCTGCCAGATGGGGGCCCTTGGGATGGCGGCCGAGGGCGCCGACTACAGACAGATCCTCCGCTTCTACTACCCCGGTGTCCGGCTGGCCCGGGCGTATCCGGAATGCCCGTGGTGA
- the murQ gene encoding N-acetylmuramic acid 6-phosphate etherase yields MPRKSRVSVWRQLAGLQTEASHPRTRDLDLLDEERMARLIHGEDLQAFKAVDAALPRIAKAAGLAARALASGGRILYVGAGTSGRLGVLDAAECPPTFGSPQSRVRGVIAGGSRALSRSIEGAEDRAAEARREIARLRCGPGDLVIGIAASRRTPFVLAAVDEARRKGARTVFIHCNRAGREEKGCDVVIRLPVGPEVLTGSTRMKSGTAQKMTLNLISTIAWVRQGKAFGNLMVDLQARSEKLRARGLRLVVSTTGLSRPSASRLLRRAGGSVKLAIYMGRTGAGAAEGKAALRAAGGILREALRRAGAPADPHRPHAVPSLRGPGGRATVRRDRGRRGADR; encoded by the coding sequence ATGCCCAGGAAGAGCAGAGTCAGCGTCTGGCGGCAGCTCGCGGGTCTGCAGACCGAGGCGAGCCATCCGAGGACGAGGGATCTCGATCTCCTCGATGAGGAACGGATGGCGCGCCTGATCCACGGCGAGGACCTGCAGGCCTTCAAGGCGGTCGACGCCGCGCTTCCCCGGATCGCGAAGGCCGCCGGCCTCGCGGCGCGCGCCCTCGCCTCGGGCGGCAGGATCCTCTACGTGGGCGCGGGGACGAGCGGAAGGCTCGGGGTCCTCGACGCGGCCGAGTGCCCTCCGACCTTCGGGAGCCCGCAGAGCCGCGTGCGCGGAGTGATCGCGGGCGGCTCGCGGGCGCTCAGCCGTTCCATCGAGGGGGCGGAGGACCGCGCCGCGGAAGCCCGGCGCGAGATCGCCCGGTTGCGGTGCGGGCCGGGCGATCTGGTCATCGGGATCGCGGCCAGCCGCCGCACGCCCTTCGTTCTCGCCGCCGTGGATGAGGCGCGGCGCAAGGGGGCGCGAACGGTCTTCATCCACTGCAACCGGGCGGGACGAGAGGAGAAGGGGTGCGATGTCGTCATCCGTCTGCCGGTCGGGCCGGAAGTCCTGACCGGCTCGACGCGCATGAAGTCGGGCACGGCGCAGAAGATGACCCTGAACCTCATCTCGACCATCGCGTGGGTCCGCCAGGGGAAGGCCTTCGGGAACCTGATGGTCGATCTTCAGGCGCGGAGCGAGAAGCTCAGAGCGCGCGGCCTGCGCCTTGTGGTCTCGACGACGGGGCTCTCGCGCCCCTCGGCCTCCCGGCTGTTGCGGAGGGCGGGGGGGAGCGTCAAGCTCGCGATCTACATGGGCAGGACAGGAGCGGGCGCGGCCGAGGGGAAAGCCGCCCTCCGCGCGGCGGGGGGGATCCTGCGCGAGGCCCTGAGGAGGGCCGGCGCCCCGGCGGATCCGCACAGGCCGCACGCCGTCCCGTCCTTGCGAGGCCCCGGAGGGCGTGCTACCGTCCGCCGGGATCGTGGGCGTCGTGGCGCCGATCGATGA